One genomic window of Nocardioides daphniae includes the following:
- a CDS encoding FAD-dependent monooxygenase: protein MPTITILGGGVAGLALAATLDPAMYDVRVIERNPHGGKVPTAFGIWPFALDALDRIGLADPLRTRGWRLTTGVVTADVARRPVAVVKRDASTWLVTRPGLLQLLEQAVPDAVVRECRHVDDVASLEGDLVVAADGARSVVRRQVWGEEPRDSGVVAVRGVLPEPPEGPLDRMQEFWGDGMLFGIGPNLMADGLGTNWYASARRPEGSPGELLAWARSAYAQWPEAVRATLAAATEERTVVNSILESRRPRRLVEGRYVLVGDAAHAMTPNLGRGACEALVDAVVLGEALNARGLAGVEHYAAERRAPGQRTRVAAGLAMHLALSRRVGPAALRVVAALSKGGEASTEHRVAPVEERHDTP, encoded by the coding sequence ATGCCCACCATCACCATTCTCGGCGGGGGAGTTGCTGGCCTCGCGCTCGCGGCGACGCTGGACCCCGCGATGTACGACGTGCGGGTGATCGAGCGCAACCCGCACGGCGGCAAGGTGCCGACCGCGTTCGGCATCTGGCCCTTCGCACTTGACGCGCTCGATCGCATCGGTCTGGCCGACCCCTTGCGCACCCGGGGGTGGCGCCTGACGACAGGTGTCGTGACGGCCGACGTGGCGCGGCGACCCGTCGCGGTGGTGAAGCGAGACGCCAGCACCTGGCTCGTCACTCGTCCCGGTCTCCTGCAGCTGCTCGAGCAGGCCGTGCCCGACGCGGTGGTCCGGGAGTGCCGTCACGTCGACGACGTCGCCTCGCTCGAGGGCGACCTCGTCGTGGCGGCCGACGGCGCCCGCAGCGTCGTCCGGCGACAGGTCTGGGGTGAGGAGCCGCGCGACTCCGGCGTGGTGGCGGTTCGCGGCGTGCTCCCGGAGCCGCCCGAGGGGCCGCTCGACCGCATGCAGGAGTTCTGGGGCGACGGCATGCTCTTCGGGATCGGCCCCAACCTGATGGCCGACGGGCTCGGGACCAACTGGTACGCCTCGGCGCGACGCCCTGAGGGCAGCCCTGGCGAGCTTCTGGCGTGGGCGCGCTCGGCGTACGCGCAGTGGCCCGAGGCGGTGCGGGCGACGCTGGCGGCGGCCACCGAGGAGCGGACGGTCGTCAACAGCATCCTGGAGTCGCGACGACCTCGGCGTCTGGTCGAGGGCCGCTACGTGCTGGTGGGCGACGCTGCTCACGCCATGACGCCCAACCTGGGCCGCGGGGCGTGCGAGGCGCTGGTCGACGCAGTCGTGCTGGGGGAGGCGCTCAATGCCCGAGGTCTGGCGGGGGTGGAGCACTATGCCGCGGAGCGCCGGGCGCCGGGGCAGCGTACGAGGGTGGCGGCGGGTCTCGCGATGCACCTTGCGCTGTCGCGACGAGTCGGCCCGGCGGCCTTGCGCGTGGTGGCGGCCCTGTCGAAGGGCGGGGAGGCCTCCACCGAGCATCGGGTGGCACCGGTCGAGGAACGTCACGACACCCCTTGA
- a CDS encoding class II glutamine amidotransferase, whose protein sequence is MLAYIGPEIPLENLLLKPENSLINQTLDPERHPQLQLAGWGFGAWSEHLLAPEKPFLYHRPMAAFYDDNVEGIVPSLQVNTMLAHVRAADYNAKTVLTDENCHPFSYMGTPWIVAQNGDMPHWQILQRELLQHCKDEYLEQMAGNTDTEFLYVLLLSLLESDSDEDVKRAFEEMLRLIVKAMEDLDLQALVKLKMALVAPNRIVGVNVGTGHHGETEPEGDWRELRKSGPGTDDYALAMLLEPMYMLMGRDFHTDKAVYEFENCNEEEATSVIFASEPLTDSTDEWSTLEFGEIVFLERDGDSITRTVDKLKV, encoded by the coding sequence GTGCTCGCCTACATCGGGCCGGAGATCCCGCTGGAGAACCTCCTGCTCAAGCCGGAGAACAGCCTCATCAACCAGACCCTCGACCCCGAGCGGCACCCCCAGCTCCAGCTGGCGGGCTGGGGTTTCGGGGCATGGAGCGAGCACCTGCTGGCCCCCGAGAAGCCGTTCCTCTACCACCGCCCCATGGCCGCCTTCTACGACGACAACGTCGAAGGCATCGTGCCGAGCCTCCAGGTGAACACGATGCTGGCCCACGTCCGGGCAGCGGACTACAACGCCAAGACCGTGCTCACCGACGAGAACTGCCACCCGTTCTCCTACATGGGGACTCCGTGGATCGTCGCCCAGAACGGCGACATGCCCCACTGGCAGATCCTCCAGCGCGAGCTGCTGCAGCACTGCAAGGACGAGTACCTGGAGCAGATGGCCGGCAACACCGACACCGAGTTCCTCTACGTGCTCCTGCTCTCCCTGCTGGAGAGCGACAGCGACGAGGACGTGAAGCGCGCCTTCGAGGAGATGCTGAGGCTCATCGTGAAAGCGATGGAGGACCTCGACCTCCAGGCCCTGGTCAAGCTGAAGATGGCGCTGGTCGCCCCCAACCGGATCGTCGGCGTCAACGTCGGCACGGGACACCACGGCGAGACCGAGCCGGAGGGCGACTGGCGGGAGCTGCGCAAGTCCGGCCCCGGCACCGACGACTACGCCCTGGCCATGCTGCTCGAGCCGATGTACATGCTGATGGGCCGCGACTTCCACACCGACAAGGCGGTCTACGAGTTCGAGAACTGCAACGAGGAGGAGGCGACGTCCGTCATCTTCGCCTCCGAGCCGTTGACCGACAGCACCGACGAGTGGTCGACGTTGGAGTTCGGGGAGATCGTGTTCCTCGAGCGGGACGGCGACAGCATCACCCGGACCGTCGACAAGCTGAAGGTGTAG
- a CDS encoding ArsR/SmtB family transcription factor, translating to MDEKDEDRADAMFHALSDRTRRDILRRVLAGEHSVSALAASYDMSFAAVQKHVAVLERAGLLTKRRQGREALASGDVAAVRSVGAMLAELESLWRGRISRIDDLIAEPAPHTEPTPPRHPQKD from the coding sequence GTGGACGAGAAGGACGAGGACAGGGCGGACGCCATGTTCCATGCGCTCTCCGACCGCACCAGGCGCGACATCCTGCGCAGAGTGCTGGCCGGCGAGCACTCCGTCTCGGCCCTCGCGGCGTCGTACGACATGAGCTTCGCCGCGGTGCAGAAGCACGTCGCCGTGCTGGAGCGAGCGGGCCTGCTGACCAAGCGTCGGCAGGGACGTGAGGCCCTGGCCAGCGGCGACGTGGCTGCGGTGCGGTCGGTGGGCGCGATGCTCGCCGAGCTGGAGTCCCTCTGGCGTGGCCGCATCTCCCGGATCGACGACCTCATCGCCGAGCCGGCACCCCACACCGAGCCGACGCCTCCGCGTCACCCACAGAAGGACTGA
- a CDS encoding TetR/AcrR family transcriptional regulator, with the protein MPTRRELVADAAVTVLATEGPRGLTHRAVDRAADLPPGSTSNCFRSRAALVSAVIDRVEQLDLEVMASTLGSDPAPLSALPGQLAAVVGAMTAPEHVRATRARLALLLDESAGGAMALGHHRFLARLRDMLAEGGHPTPDASARMVSDLLDGALLHAVAVPTRQVDVDQLRAGVARLLG; encoded by the coding sequence GTGCCCACCCGCCGAGAGCTCGTCGCCGACGCCGCCGTGACCGTGCTCGCCACGGAGGGTCCCCGCGGACTCACGCACCGAGCGGTCGACCGGGCGGCAGACCTGCCGCCCGGCAGCACCTCCAACTGCTTCCGCAGCCGCGCGGCCCTGGTGTCGGCCGTCATCGACCGGGTCGAGCAGCTCGACCTCGAGGTGATGGCGTCGACGCTGGGCTCCGATCCCGCGCCGCTCAGCGCGCTTCCGGGCCAGCTCGCCGCCGTCGTCGGGGCGATGACCGCGCCGGAGCACGTGCGGGCGACCCGGGCACGTCTGGCCCTCCTGCTCGACGAGAGCGCCGGTGGGGCGATGGCCCTGGGCCACCACCGTTTCCTGGCCCGACTGCGCGACATGCTCGCCGAGGGTGGGCACCCGACGCCGGACGCCAGTGCGCGGATGGTCTCCGACCTGCTCGACGGCGCCCTGCTGCATGCCGTCGCAGTGCCCACACGACAGGTGGACGTCGACCAGCTGCGCGCAGGGGTGGCGCGTCTTCTCGGCTGA
- a CDS encoding malate:quinone oxidoreductase has translation MKTPDHIDQYDVLLVGGGIMSATLATLLHQVEPTWRLGFVERLDEVAQESSGPWNNAGTGHAALCELNYSPQLPDGSVEVSKAIDVNEQFLVSRQLWSFLVANGHLPEPESFIHPTPHISFVWGADNVAYLKKRYDSLHGHPLFAGMEYTEDPAVIAEWAPLLTQGRDPEQPVAATRSLDGTDVDFGALTAHMIHRLVDNGDAEIHLGTEIRTIKRDAEGWRVKGKGKNGKFTAKARFVFVGAGGQALTLLQRSGIEEARGFGGFPVSGEFWRTTAPEVVEAHQAKVYGKAAVGAPPMSVPHLDTRMVNGKPAVMFGPYAGFSPRFLKNGSLFDLVKSVRLHNLVPMLQVGVRNLALVKYLVSELLASKNRQLKALQEYFPGARAEDWEKVTAGQRVQVIKKVPGQGGVLQFGTEVVTAADGSIAGLLGASPGASTAASIMLEVLQRCFPEKIEDWTPALEKAIGTYGMNLAEHPECAAEALAETTEQLGLRDRA, from the coding sequence GTGAAGACCCCCGACCACATCGACCAGTACGACGTACTGCTGGTCGGAGGCGGAATCATGTCCGCCACGCTCGCCACCCTGCTGCACCAGGTCGAGCCGACCTGGCGCCTCGGGTTCGTCGAGCGGCTCGACGAAGTCGCCCAGGAGTCCTCGGGTCCGTGGAACAACGCCGGCACCGGCCACGCGGCGCTCTGCGAGCTGAACTACTCGCCGCAGCTGCCCGACGGCTCCGTCGAGGTGTCGAAGGCGATCGACGTCAACGAGCAGTTCCTCGTCAGCCGCCAGCTCTGGTCCTTCCTCGTGGCCAACGGCCACCTCCCGGAGCCGGAGTCGTTCATCCACCCGACTCCGCACATCTCCTTCGTCTGGGGCGCCGACAACGTCGCCTACCTCAAGAAGCGCTACGACAGCCTGCACGGCCACCCGCTCTTCGCCGGGATGGAGTACACCGAGGACCCGGCCGTCATCGCCGAGTGGGCCCCGCTGCTCACCCAGGGGCGTGACCCGGAGCAGCCCGTCGCCGCGACCCGTTCGCTCGACGGCACCGACGTCGACTTCGGTGCCCTCACCGCGCACATGATCCACCGCCTGGTCGACAACGGCGACGCCGAGATCCACCTCGGCACCGAGATCCGCACCATCAAGCGCGACGCCGAGGGCTGGCGCGTCAAGGGCAAGGGAAAGAACGGCAAGTTCACCGCGAAGGCGCGCTTCGTCTTCGTCGGCGCCGGCGGCCAGGCCCTCACGCTGCTGCAGCGCTCCGGCATCGAGGAGGCCCGCGGCTTCGGTGGCTTCCCGGTCTCGGGTGAGTTCTGGCGCACCACCGCCCCGGAGGTCGTCGAGGCCCACCAGGCGAAGGTCTACGGCAAGGCCGCGGTCGGCGCGCCGCCGATGTCGGTGCCGCACCTCGACACCCGCATGGTCAACGGCAAGCCGGCCGTGATGTTCGGCCCGTACGCCGGCTTCAGCCCCCGCTTCCTGAAGAACGGTTCGCTCTTCGACCTGGTCAAGTCGGTGCGGCTGCACAACCTCGTCCCGATGCTCCAGGTCGGTGTCCGCAACCTGGCCCTGGTGAAGTACCTGGTCTCGGAGCTCCTGGCCTCGAAGAACCGCCAGCTCAAGGCGCTGCAGGAGTACTTCCCCGGCGCTCGCGCCGAGGACTGGGAGAAGGTCACCGCGGGTCAGCGCGTCCAGGTGATCAAGAAGGTTCCCGGCCAGGGTGGCGTGCTCCAGTTCGGCACCGAGGTCGTCACTGCGGCCGACGGCTCGATCGCCGGCCTGCTGGGTGCCTCCCCGGGCGCCTCGACCGCGGCATCGATCATGCTCGAGGTGCTGCAGCGGTGCTTCCCCGAGAAGATCGAGGACTGGACCCCCGCGCTGGAGAAGGCCATCGGGACCTACGGCATGAACCTGGCCGAGCACCCCGAGTGTGCTGCCGAGGCGCTGGCCGAGACCACCGAGCAGCTGGGTCTGCGCGACCGCGCCTGA
- a CDS encoding SRPBCC family protein — MPVTDVSHDLDSRTITIVADFAAPVKRIWEVYADPRQLERVWGPPTYPATFVDHDMSPGGRMNYYMTSPEGERYYGYWEIQSVDEPHAFDFVDGFALDEQFTKNPDMPVSTSVFSFAEHDGGTRATFVSTYETVEGLEKVLEMGVIEGASSAINQIDDLVAA, encoded by the coding sequence ATGCCCGTCACCGACGTCTCGCACGACCTCGACAGCCGCACGATCACGATCGTCGCCGACTTCGCCGCCCCCGTGAAGCGCATCTGGGAGGTGTACGCCGACCCGCGGCAGCTTGAGCGCGTCTGGGGTCCGCCGACCTACCCCGCCACCTTCGTCGACCACGACATGAGCCCGGGTGGCCGGATGAACTACTACATGACCAGCCCGGAGGGGGAGCGGTACTACGGCTACTGGGAGATCCAGTCGGTCGACGAGCCCCACGCCTTCGACTTCGTCGACGGCTTCGCGCTGGACGAGCAGTTCACGAAGAACCCCGACATGCCCGTCAGCACCAGCGTCTTCTCCTTCGCCGAGCACGACGGCGGCACCCGCGCCACGTTCGTGAGCACCTACGAGACCGTCGAGGGCCTGGAGAAGGTCCTGGAGATGGGTGTCATCGAGGGTGCCTCCTCGGCGATCAACCAGATCGACGACCTGGTGGCCGCCTGA